A segment of the Pantoea trifolii genome:
TGACGTAAATTACTCACCAGCGCCGCATAATCCTCACGCTTTGCCGTACAGGCGTTGAGCAGCTTAACGCCTATCGCCTGAGCAAAACCGATGCGTGTTTGCAGATACGCAACCGCTTCGGGTCGCGCCAGATTAAAGGTGCAACCGAGCGCTAACGTTTTCAGCTGATGCTTATCCAGCAGTGTCCGTATGCGTTGCGCATTGGCCGGGCTAAACAGGCTGTCATCCAGGTCACCGACATAACCTTGGTTATAAGCGACCTCAACGTACTCATAGCCTAACCGGCTAATTATTCCGAAGGCGACATCCATGTCGTGCCCATCGAAAATCGAGGTGTTAACACCGAGTTTAAGCGAATTTGGCATAGCGAAGATTCTCCTGATAATCGGACATCGAACGATTACTGTGAATCAAATCGCGCCGGCTGCCATACGCACCAGCAAGCGGAAAGCGTTCTCAAACGCCGATGGCGTTGCAAGATTTTGCCCATATAAGTTGTATGCGGTGCCGTGATTGGCGGTCGCAATCGGAATCGGCAGCCCGCCCTGTACGGTAATACCGCGTTCGAAGCCAAGCATTTTTAACGCGGTGGCGAACTGATCGTGGTACATCGAAACCACAGCATCCAGATGCTGTGTCTCTACGGCTTTGTAGGTGGTATCGGCTGGATAAGGGCCATAGACATCAATACCTTGATCTTTGGCTTTTGCCATCGCCGGTTTAATGATGGTTTGTTCCTCATCACCAAACAGACCATTCTCACCACCATGTGGATTCAGGGCCTGCACGGCAATTTTCGGCTTAGCGATGCCCGCCTGACGCAGCGTGCGATCCATCAGCGCAATGGTATCGACTACGCCTCCAACGCTGAGGTTCTTCACAATATCGCGGAAGGGAATATGCGAAGTGGCGCGTCCAGCCCAGAGGTCATCCACCACATTCACCTCACAGCAGAAACTATCCCACTTCAGCAGTTCGGCGAACCAGTGCA
Coding sequences within it:
- a CDS encoding 4-hydroxythreonine-4-phosphate dehydrogenase PdxA, with translation MKKPSVALVLGDPAGIGPELVAKVLSQPALRELANVIIIADRQELEKGMTIAGQRFDYDEIADTANIRFTSGKPLLLNHDWSSRTPFDYGNASEQSGVYILETLARAVELTQQGITQGVCFAPLNKQAMHMGGLQHRDELHWFAELLKWDSFCCEVNVVDDLWAGRATSHIPFRDIVKNLSVGGVVDTIALMDRTLRQAGIAKPKIAVQALNPHGGENGLFGDEEQTIIKPAMAKAKDQGIDVYGPYPADTTYKAVETQHLDAVVSMYHDQFATALKMLGFERGITVQGGLPIPIATANHGTAYNLYGQNLATPSAFENAFRLLVRMAAGAI